A genomic window from Aquila chrysaetos chrysaetos chromosome 9, bAquChr1.4, whole genome shotgun sequence includes:
- the SEC14L2 gene encoding SEC14-like protein 2: MSGRVGDLSPRQAETLAQFRENLQDVLPSLPSQDDYFLLKWLRARCFDLPKSEAMLRKHLEVRKHMDADNIIAWEAPEVIRKYMSGGMCGYDREGSPIWYDIIGPLDAKGLLFSASKQDLLKNKFRDCEVLRRECEQQSKKLGKKIEMVLMVYDCEGLGLKHLWKPAVDTYGELLSMFEENYPESLKRLFIVKAPKIFPVAYNLVKHFLSEDTRKKVVVLGSNWKEVLQKYIDPEQIPVEYGGTLTDPDGDPKCSSKINYGGDVPQHYYVRDQLAQQYEHTVVVNRGSSHQVEYEILFPGCVLRWQFRSEGADVGFGVYLKTKIGERQRAGEMTEVYPNQRYNSHMVPEDGSLTCSTPGIYVLRFDNTYSYLHAKKVSYSVEVLLPDAASAQHIQNLGDKLSEVALNHSP; encoded by the exons ATGAGCGGCCGCGTCGGGGACCTCAGCCCGCGGCAGGCGGAGACGCTGGCCCAG TTTCGGGAGAACCTGCAGGACgtgctgccctccctgccctcccaggACGactatttcctcctgaaatGGCTCCGAG CCCGCTGCTTCGACCTGCCCAAGTCGGAGGCGATGCTCCGCAAG CACCTCGAGGTCCGCAAGCACATGGACGCCGACAACATCATCGCCTGGGAGGCCCCCGAG GTGATCAGAAAGTACATGTCGGGGGGAATGTGCGGCTACGACCGGGAGGGCAGCCCCATCTGGTACGACATCATCGGGCCGCTGGACGCCAAGGGGCTGCTCTTCTCCGCCTCCAAGCAGGACCTGCTCAAGAACAAGTTCCGCGACTGCGAGGTGCTGCGGCGAGAGTGCGAGCAGCAGAGCAAGAAG CTGGGAAAGAAGATCGAGATGGTGCTGATGGTCTACGACTGCGAGGGCCTGGGCTTGAAGCACCTCTGGAAGCCGGCTGTGGACACGTACGGGGAG CTCCTGTCCATGTTTGAGGAGAATTACCCCGAGTCCCTCAAGCGCCTGTTTATCGTGAAGG cccccaagaTCTTCCCCGTTGCCTACAACCTCGTCAAGCACTTCCTGAGCGAGGACACCCGCAAGAAAGTCGTGGTCCTGGGAT CCAACTGGAAGGAGGTCCTGCAGAAGTACATCGACCCCGAGCAGATCCCGGTGGAGTACGGCGGCACCCTGACGGACCCCGACGGGGACCCCAAGTGCTCGAGCAAG ATCAACTACGGGGGGGACGTACCCCAGCACTACTACGTGCGGGACCAGCTGGCGCAGCAGTACGAGCACACGGTGGTGGTCAACCGCGGCTCGTCCCACCAGGTCGAGTACGAGATCCTCTTCCCCGGCTGCGTCCTCAG GTGGCAGTTCAGGTCGGAGGGAGCCGACGTGGGTTTCGGGGTGTACCTGAAGACCAAGATCGGGGAGCGGCAGCGGGCGGGCGAGATGACGGAGGTCTACCCCAACCAACGCTACAACTCCCACATGGTGCCCGAGGACGGCTCCCTCACCTGCTCCACGCCCGGCATCT ACGTCCTCCGCTTCGACAACACCTACAGCTACCTCCACGCCAAGAAGGTGAGCTACAGCGTGGAGGTCCTGCTGCCCGACGCCGCCTCCGCCCAGCACATCCAGAACCTGGGGGACAAGCTCAGCGAGGTGGCCCTCAACCACAGCCCCTAG
- the MTFP1 gene encoding mitochondrial fission process protein 1 codes for MGAAEPDRYRDTWVRYLGYANEVGESFRPLVPVPVVWASYGVATAYVTADAIDKGRRAATAHAQDPAQATRVGVAVVDTFVWQSLASVAIPGVTINRLCAASLALLGTLTRWPLPLRRWTTTALGLAAIPVIITPIDRTVDFLMDSSLRKLYRAPGEPPAPH; via the exons ATGGGGGCGGCGGAGCCCGACCGTTACCGGGACACGTGGGTCCGCTACCTGG GTTACGCCAACGAGGTGGGCGAATCCTTCCGCCCGCTGGTGCCGGTACCGGTGGTGTGGGCCAGCTACGGCGTGGCCACCGCCTACGTGACGGCCGATGCCATCGACAAGGGCCGGAGAGCCGCCACC gcccaCGCGCAGGACCCCGCACAGGCCACGCGGGTGGGGGTGGCCGTGGTGGACACCTTCGTCTGGCAGAGCCTGGCCTCGGTGGCCATCCCCGGCGTCACCATCAACCGCCTCTGCGCCGCCTCGCTGGCCCTGCTGGGCACCCTCACCCGCTGGCCCCTGCCCCTCCGCCGGTGGACCACCACCGCCCTGGGGCTGGCCGCCATCCCCGTCATCATCACCCCCATCGACAG gactGTGGATTTCCTGATGGATTCCAGCCTCCGTAAGCTCTACAGGGCACCAGGAGAGCCCCCGGCCCCACACTGA